The following proteins come from a genomic window of Malus sylvestris chromosome 4, drMalSylv7.2, whole genome shotgun sequence:
- the LOC126618141 gene encoding uncharacterized protein LOC126618141, with protein sequence MHVGPVGSVHNKAREAATNLMNQATHIETAVSKHSDQARKAYRTCLNASIKCTKFLLRQGLAFRGHDESATSSNRGNYLELLQFLADNDDKVREVVMENAPGNLKLLAPSIKKEIVNSCALETLDAIMDGLKDRFFSILVDEARDVSVKEQMAMVLRYVDDNGHVIERFVGIQHVIDTTSSSLKDAIDTFFSSNGLSISKLRGQGYDGASNMRGELNGLKTKILREQPCAYYVHCFAHQLQLALVAVAKKNIDIASFFATANSVVNHVGASCKWRDLLRQQL encoded by the coding sequence atttgatgaatcaagCTACACATATTGAAACGGCAGTGAGCAAACACTCCGACCAAGCTCGTAAGGCTTATCGCACATGCTTGAATGCATCAATCAAGTGCACTAAGTTTTTATTGCGACAAGGTCTTGCTTTTCGTGGCCATGATGAAAGTGCCACTTCAAGCAATAGGGGAAATTACTTGGAGCTATTGCAATTCCTTGCAGATAATGATGATAAAGTTAGAGAAGTTGTGATGGAAAATGCTCCGGGGAATCTCAAATTACTAGCTCCTtccattaaaaaagaaattgtgaattcatGTGCCCTTGAAACACTTGATGCTATCATGGATGGTCTAAAAGATAGATTCTTTTCCATATTGGTGGATGAAGCACGTGATGTGTCGGTGAAAGAGCAAATGGCTATGGTGTTGCGTTATGTGGATGACAACGGGCATGTAATTGAAAGATTTGTGGGTATCCAACATGTTATCGACACTACTTCAAGTTCACTAAAGGATGCTATTGACACATTCTTTTCTAGCAACGGTTTGAGCATTTCCAAGCTACGAGGACAAGGTTATGATGGTGCTAGCAATATGAGAGGTGAGTTGAAtggccttaaaacaaagatattgaGAGAACAACCTTGTGCATATTATGTTCATTGCTTTGCTCATCAACTTCAACTAGCTCTTGTTGCCGTAGCAAAGAAGAATATAGACATTGCCTCTTTTTTTGCAACGGCTAATAGTGTGGTTAATCATGTTGGAGCATCTTGTAAGTGGCGTGATTTACTTAGACAGCAACTTTAA